ATCGCGCAGGCCGTCGCCGATGAAGTTGATGGTCAGCACGGTGATGAAGATCGCCAGCCCCGGAAACAGCGCCCAGTGCATGGCCAGGTCCATGTAGTCGCGGCCGTCGTAGAGGATGCGGCCCCAGGTGGGCACATCGGGCGGAAAGCCCAGGCCCAGAAAGCTCAGCGTGCTCTCGGCCAGGATGGCCGCGGCAATGTCGATGGTGCCGGCCACGATCACCGGGCCCAGGCTGTTGGGCAGGATGTGGCGCAGCACCTGGCGCGTGGGGCTGGCGCCCAGCGCCCGCGCGGCCTCGACAAACTCCTTCTCGCGCAGCGAGAAGAACTGCGCCCGCACCAGGCGCGCCACCGGCATCCAGCGAAAGCCGCCGATGACCAGCACGATGAGGATGAAGATGCCCACCTCGAGCCCGAAGGCCGCCTTCAGCGGATCGCGGAACAGAAAGATCAGCAGCAGCAGCAAGGGCAGCTGCGGCAGGCTCAGGAACAGGTCGGTCACCCACATCAGCACCGCGTCGAGCCAGCCGCGCGCCATGCCGGCCACCGCGCCGATGAACACCCCCACGGTGATGGCCATCAGCATCGCCGCCAGGCCCACGGCCAGCGAGATGCGACCGCCGTAGAGCATGCGCGCCAGGATGTCGCGGCCCAGGTCGTCGGTGCCCATCGGGTGGGCCGCCGTGGGCGAAGCCAGGCGCGCGTTGAAGTCGACATCGTTGATGCCCACCTTGTAGAACAGCGGCCCGAGCAGCACCGCCGCCACCAGGGCCAGCAGCAGCCACAGGCTCCAGTACGCCAGCCGGTGGCGGCGAAAGCGCCGCCAGGCCTCGGTCCAGGGGGAGATGCTGGCCACGGCCTTGCCCAGGCCGGCGCCAGGCTCAGCGGTAGCTGATGCGGGGGTCGAGCCAGCCATAAAGCACGTCGGCAATCAGGTTGAAGAGGATCACGAGACAGCTGAAGACGAAAGTCACGGCCATGATGACCGGCGTGTCGTTGCGAAGAATGGCGTCGATCAGCAGGCTGCCGATGCCGGGAATGCGGAAGATCTGCTCGGTGACGATGGCCCCGCCAAACACCGCGGGCATCTGCAGCGCCACCAGCGTGACCACCGGGATCAGCGCGTTGCGCACCACATGCTTGTTGATCACCACCCGCTCGGCCAGGCCCTTGCTGCGCGCGGTGGTCACGTAGTCGAGCCGGATCACGTCGAGCACGGCCGAGCGCACATAGCGCATCCAGCTGGCCGCCTGGAACAGGCCCAGCACGGTGATCGGCATGATCGACTGCTTGAACTGGTCAACCCACCACTGCCAGCCGGTCGAGCCGAGATCGGAGCGGTAGACGAAGGGCAGCCAGCCCAGGTGCACCGAGAACAGCAGGATGAACAGCACCCCGGTGAAGAAGGTCGGCAGCGAGAAGCCGACGAAGGCCACCGTGCTGGCAATGCGGTCGAACCAGCTGTAGGGCCGGGCCGCCGCCAGCACCCCCACCGGCAGCGCCACCAGCAGCGCCAGCAGCTGCGACAGGCCGATCACCGCGATGGTGACCGGGATGCGCTGGGCGATCAGCGCATCGACATCCAGGCGGCTGACGAAGGAAAAGCCCCAGTCGCCCCGCAGCATGCTGCCCAGCCAGGCCAGGTAGCGCTGCCAGATCGGGTCGTCGAGCCCGAACTGCGCGCGCAGCGCCATGCGCACCTCGGGCGGCACGTTCGGGTTGTTGGCCAGGTCTTCAAACGGATCACCCGGCGCCAGCGCCAGCACCGTGAACAGCACGACGCTGATGCCCAGCAGGCTGGGAATGGCGATCAGCAATCGCCGGAGGATGTAGTTCAGCACGGGACCTCATCCGCGAGCAAAGCAGGGCGCAGCCACCCGACCGAGGCCGGGTTGCCACAGCGGTGATCGGGCAGGCAGGACGCTGCCGCCCGATCTCAGTCGCGGTACCAGTAGCCGATGGCCCAGGTCGCGTTGTCCCAGGCCGACAGCGCCGGCTGCAGCTTGTTCACCACGCCATAGGGCCGCGGCCGCATGAACAGCGGGATCACGTGGCCGTCGTTGACCACCAGGTCGTTCATCTTGACGAACAGCGCGGCCCGCTTGACCGGGTCCATCTCGGCGGTGGCGGCGGTGTGCGCCGCGTCGTACTCGGCATTGCTCCAGCGCACCAGGTTGCGGCTGGCCCACTTGTTGGCCTTCTGCGAGATCTGGGCGGTGGTGAACTGCTCCATGAAGAACTGCGGGTCGGGCTGGGTCATGGTGGTCGTGTACATCTGGATGTCCGACCAGAACTTCTGATAGGTATCGGGGTTGGCCGCGTCGCTGCCGAAGTACACCGCGGCCACGATGCTCTTGAGCTCGAGCTCGATGCCGGCCTTGGTGCAGGCGTCCTTGATGATCGCCTGGCACTTCTGGCGCGGCTGGCTCACCGAGGTCTGGAACACGAACTTCAGCTTCTTGCCGTCCTTGGCGCGGATGCCGTCGGCCCCCTTCTTCCAGCCCGCGGCCTCGAGCACCTGGTTGGCCTTCTCGATGCTGAACTCGTACTTCAGGTTCGGGCTGCGAAAGCGCGGCGGGTTGTTCAGGAAGTTGGCGGTGGCCACGGCACCGCGGCCGTAGATCACGTCCTGGATGCCCTTGCGGTCGACCAGCAGCGACATCGCCGTGCGCACCGCCTTGTCGCCAAAGATCGGGTGCTTGCTCTTGACGCTGGCGCGTTCGCCCTCGACCTCGTTCCAGGGGTCGGACACGTTCAGCGACACGAACTCGATGTCGCTGCCCGGGTAGAACATCATGCGGCCCTTGCCCGCGGCTTCCAGGCGCTTGAGCAGCTCATCTTCGACCGCCAGGTTCCAGGCGAAGTCGAACTCGTTGGTCTGCAGCACGGCGCGCGCGGCGCTCAGTGCATCGCCACCGCCCTTGACCTCCACCGCGTCGAAGTGCGGCTGGTTGGCGATGTGGTAGCCGGCATAGGCCTCGCCACGCAGCATGTCGCCCGGCTTGAAGTCGACGATCTTGTACGGGCCGGTGCCCACCGGCTTGGTGTTGGCCGGGTTCTCGCGCGACTTGGCGCCGATGAAGGCCTCGAACACATGCTTGGGCAGCACCGCGCCGTAGGCACTGGTGAAGGGCTCGGCCCAGAACGGCGTGGACTTGGGGAAGCTGATCTTGACCGTGTGCGAGTCGATCTTCTCGACCTTGATGTCGCGGTAGGTGGCCACCGACACCGCCGAGGTGGCGGGGTCGCCCGCGTACTGCGCGGTGAACAGCACGTCGTCGGCGGTGAAGGGCTTGCCGTCGTGCCAGGTGACGCCCTTCTTGAGCTTCCAGATCACGCTCTTGCCGTCGGCGGCCAGGCCACCGTTCTGGCGCGTCGGGATCTCGGCGGCCAGGCGCGGCACCAGGTTGCCATCGGTGTCCCAGCCGGCCAGCGGCTCGTAGAAGATCATGCTGGCGTCCTGGTCCTTGGTGCCGCCCGCGAAGTGCGGGTTCAGGTGCACCGGGCCCTGCCAGTAGATGATCTTCAGCGTGCCGCCGCCACCGCGCTTGGTGGGCTTGTACGGCAGCGTCGAGGTGGTCTGGGCCACACCCTCGTGCAGCAGCAGCATCGACGCCATCGGCGCGCTCAGGCCCAGGCCCACCATCTGGCGGATCACGTCGCGGCGGCTGCTGCGGCCGGACTTGGCTTCGTCGATCAGGGCCCGCAGGGCACGTTCTTCTTGCATGACAACTCCGTATCGTGTTCGGGTTCGATCGCAACCGGCCGCTGCCCGGTGGGACAGCCGGCCTCCCAAGGAGGGTGGCGGGATACTAGCGATATCCGGGCCAGCCACCATGCGGAATCGCCCCATTCTGGTGAACCCGCTGCAGGCCTGCTGCGCGCGCCCTTGGCCCAGCGCCCCGCGCTGCGCGCACCCAGGGCCCCGCCACCCACGCCGCCTGCGGCGCGCAGCGGCGTGAGTCAGGCCGGTGCCGCATGGCACGGGTGGGTGGGTGGGTGGCCCAGGCCGGCGCTGAGGTCGAGCCCGGGGCCGGCGGTGGCGCGCCGCACGGCGCGCGGGCGGTCAGACCAGGACGCGCTCGATGCCGCCCTGGTTGGCGCGGGCCACGTAGTCCTGCAGCCAGGTGTCGCCCAGGATGTGGCGCGCCATCTCGATGACGATGTAGTCGGCCTCGAGCAGGCCGCCTTCCAGGTCGTTGCCGTAGCGGGTCAGGCCGGTCAGGCAGGCCGGGCAGCTGGTGAGGATCTTCACCGGTGCCTGGCCCTTGGTGGCCACCGCCCCGGCAGGGGCCGGCTGGCCCGTCTTGCCGGCGGCCGCCGGCAGCGCGCGCAGCTGCGCCTCGTTCTTGCGCAGCTCTTCTTCCTTGCGGAAGCGGATCTGCGTGGAGATGTCGGGGCGCGACGTGGCCAGCGTGCCGGCCGTGCCGCAGCAGCGGTCACTCTGCACCACGGCGGGGCCGACCAGGGCCTTCACGGTCTTCATCGGCTCCTGCAGCTTCATCGGGCTGTGGCAGGGGTCGTGGTACAGGTAGGCGCCGGCCTGCTCGGGCGTGAGGGTGATGCCCTTCTCGAGCAGGTACTCGTGGATGTCGACGATGCGGCAGCCGGGGAAGATCTTGTCGAACTGGTAGCCCTGCAACTGGTCGTAGCAGGTGCCGCAGCTGACCACCACGGTCTTGATGTCGAGGTAGTTCAGCGTGTTGGCCACGCGGTGGAAGAGCACCCGGTTGTCGGTGATCATCTTCTCGGCCTTGTCGAACTGGCCGTTGCCGCGCTGCGGGTAGCCGCAGCACAGGTAGCCGGGCGGCAGCACCGTCTGCACGCCGGCGTGCCACAGCATGGCCTGCGTGGCCAGGCCCACCTGGCTGAACATGCGCTCGGAGCCGCAGCCCGGAAAGTAGAACACCGCCTCGCTGTCGGCCGTGGTGGCCAGCGGGTTGCGGATGATCGGCACGTAATCGGCGTCTTCGATGTCCAGCAGCTTGCGGGCGGTCTTGTTGGGCAGGCCGCCAGGCATCTTCTTGTTGACGAAGTGGATCACCTGCTCCTTGATCGGCGCGCTGCCCACGCTGGCCGGCGGCCGTGCGGTCTGCGCCTTCACCAGGCCCGACAGCAGGGTGTTGCCCACGTTCACGGCCTTGCCGCCCCAATCGAGCACCGCGGTGCGCAGCGCGCCAATCACATGCGGGTTGCGCGTGTCGAGCATGGCCATGGCCGCGGCGGTGGCCGGGCGCCAGCTCTTCTGGCCCATCTTGCGCAGCAGGTTGCGCATGGCCATCGTGACATCGCCGAAGTCGATCTTCACCGGGCAGGGGCTCAGGCACTTGTGGCACACCGTGCAGTGGTCGGCCACATCCTCGAACTCCTCCCAGTGCTGCAGGCTGATGCCGCGGCGCGTCTGCTCCTCGTACAGGAAGGCCTCGATCAGCAGGCTGGTGGCCAGGATCTTGTTGCGCGGGCTGTACAGCAGGTTGGCGCGCGGCACATGGGTGGCGCACACCGGCTTGCACTTGCCGCAGCGCAGGCAGTCCTTGATGCTGTCGGAGATGGCGCCGATGTCGCTCTGCTGCATGATCAGCGACTCGTGCCCCATCAGCCCGAAGCTGGGCGTGTAGGCATGGCTCAGGTCGGCAGCATGCACGTCGTCGCCCAGGCGGCTCAGGGCCTGGCCGCGCAGCAGCTTGCCCTTGTTGAACCGGCCCTCGGGGTCGATGCGCTGCTTGTAGGCCGTGAAGTTGGCCAGCTCCTCGTCGGTGAGGAACTCGAGCTTGGTGATGCCGATGCCGTGCTCGCCCGAGATCACGCCGTTGAGGCTGCGCGCCAGCACCATGATGCGCGCCACGGCCTCGTGGGCCGTCTGCAGCATCTCGTAGTTGTCGGAGTTGACGGGGATGTTGGTGTGCACATTGCCGTCGCCGGCATGCATGTGCAGCGCCACCCACACGCGGCCGCGCAGCACCTCCTGGTGGGCCTGCTTGCAGGCGTCGATCAGCGGCGCGAACGCGGCGCCGGCAAACAGCATCTGCAGCGGCCGCAGGATCTGCACCTTCCAGCTGGCACGCAGGCTGTGATCCTGCAGCTGGTCGAAGTAGCTGCGGCTCTCGTTGGGCAGCACCGCGTCGAGGTGCTGCATCCACTGCTGCCACTGGGCGCGCACGTCGCCGATCAGCACCAGGGCCTGCTGCACGCGGTCGTCCAGCCACTCGGGGCTGGGCACGGCGCTGGCGTCGTCGGTCTTGCCGGTCAAAAGGCTCGGCAGCTGGCCGCCGGTGAACAGGCGCTCCAGCCGGTCGGCCAGCGCGATCTTGTTGCGCAGGCTCAGCTCGATGTTGATGCGCTCGATGCCCAGCGTGTACTCGCCCATGCGCTCGAGCGGGATCACCACGTCCTCGTTCACCTTGAACGCGTTGGTGTGCTTGCTGATGGCCGCGGTGCGCTTGCGGTCGAGCCAGAACTTCTTGCGGGCCTCGGCGCTGACGGCCACGAAGCCCTCGCCCGAGCGGGCATTGGCCAGGCGGATGACCTCGCTGGTGGCCCGCGCCACGCGGTCGGCATCGTCGCCCACGATGTCGCCGATCAGCACCATCTTGGGCAGGCCGCCGCGCTTGCTCTTGGTGGCGTAGCCCACGGCCTTGAGGTAGCGGTCGTCGAGGTGCTCCAGGCCGGCCAGGATGGCGCCGCCCGGCTGCTTCATCTCGGCGAACATGAAGTCCTTGATGTCGACGATGCTGGGCACGCAGTCCTTCGGGTTGCCGAAGAACTCGAGGCACACCGTGCGCACATGCTCGGGCATGCGGTGCACCACCCAGCGTGCGCTGGTGATCAGGCCGTCGCAGCCCTCTTTCTGGATGCCCGGCAGGCCGGCCAGGAACTTGTCGGTCACGTCCTTGCCCAGGCCTTCCTTGCGGAACACCCGGCCGGGGATGGCCAGCGTCTCGGTCTTCTCGAGCACCTTGCCCGTGGCATCAAACCAGCGCAGCTCGAAGCGGGCCTCGGCGATGTCGTGGATCTTGCCGAGGTTGTGGTCCAGGCGGATCACCTCGAGCCACTTGGCCTCGGGCGTCACCATGCGCCAGCTGGCCAGGTTGTCGAGCGCGGTGCCCCACAGCACGGCCTTCTTGCCGCCGGCGTTCATGGCGATGTTGCCGCCCACGCAGCTGGCCTCGGCCGAGGTGGGATCGACCGCAAACACATGGCCGGCGCGCTCGGCGGCATCGGCCACGCGCTGCGTGACCACGCCAGCACCGGTCCAGATGGTGGGCACCTTGTGGCCCACGCCGGGCAGGCCGATGAACTCGACCTCGGTCATCTGTTCGAGCTTCTCGGTGTTGATCACCGCGCTCTTCCAGGTCAGCGGCACGGCGCCGCCGGTGTAGCCGGTGCCGCCACCGCGCGGCACGATGGTCAGGCCCAGCGTGATGCAGCCGGCCACCAGCGCGGCCATTTCGGCCTCGGTGTCGGGCGTGAGCACCACGAACGGGTACTCGACGCGCCAGTCGGTGGCGTCAGTGACATGGCTCACCCGCGACAGGCCGTCGAACTTGATGTTGTCCTTGGCGGTGTGGGCGCCCAGCACGCGGCGCGCGCGCTGGCGCAGATCGGCCACCTGCGCAAACTGCGCACCGAAGCGCTGCACCGCGCCACGCGCCATCTCGAGCAGGCTGCCCACGTGGCCGTCGCGCACCGGGTCGGTCGCGGGCGTGCGGCGGCGCTCGACCTCGTGCAGCCGGTGGTTCAGCGCATCGATCAGCAGCTGGCGGCGGCGCGGGTTGTCGAGCAGGTCGTCAACCAGGTAGGGGTTGCGCTGCACCACCCAGATGTCGCCCAGCACCTCGTAGAGCATGCGCGCCGAGCGGCCGGTGCGGCGCTCGCCGCGCAGACGGTCGAGCAGATCCCAGGCGCCGGCGCCCAACAGGCGCAGCACGATCTCGCGGTCGGAGAACGAGGTGTAGTTGTACGGAATCTCGCGCAGGCGGGGTGCCTGCGCGCCTTCGACGGCGAGGTCGCCGCCAGCCAGGCTGGGGATCACGAGCGGTGCATTCATGTGGGGCTGACAGGCGCCGGATTCTTGGAGAAAAGCGCAGCGTCGCCGGGGGCAGGCACCTGAAGCCGTATGGTATCGCAGTGCAACAATGCCCCTTCGCGGGGCCGGGCCAGGGTCGCCGGCGGGCCACTGGATGGCCGCGCTGCCGGCCCGGGCCACCGGCGCGGCGCGGCGTGCGGGGCTTGCGCAAAGCCTGCGCACGCCCTGCCCCGCCTGTGCCGGACGCCCGACACGAAGGGGTTAGTCCCCATGCCCGCGCACGCCAGCCTGTGACAGAAACGCGCCTGTCATCAGATCTGCCGACACTGCACGCCTTTGTCATTCGAGTTTCACGGAGAAGACATGAATTTCCGCCAAGCCAGCACCGCTGGCCTCACCCTGGCCGTGCTGTCGGCCCTTACGCTGCCGGCCCAGGCCCAGACCGAAGTGATCTGGTGGCACTCGATGAGCGGCCAGCTCGGTGAGTGGGTCAACGGCCTGGCCAAGGACTTCAACGCCAGGCAGACCACCTACAAGGTGACGCCGGTGTTCAAGGGCACCTACCCCGAAAGCTTTGCCGCCGCCATTGCCGCCTTCCGCGCCGGCAATGCGCCGCACGTGCTGCAGGTGTTCGAGGTGGGCACCGCCAGCATGATGGCCAGCAAGGGCGCCATCGTGCCGGTCAGCGAGGTGATGAAGCGCGCCGGCGTGGCCTTCGACCCGGCGGTGTACGTGCCGGCGGTGTCGGGCTACTACACGGCGCCCAACGGCCAGATGCTGAGCCTGCCGTTCAACAGCTCGACCACCGTGCTGCACTACAACAAGGACGCCTTCAAGGCCGCCGGCCTGGACGCCAACAGCCCGCCCAAGACCTGGCCCGAGGTGGCGCTGGCCGCGGCCAAGCTCAAGGCCAGCGGCCACAAGTGCCCGTTCACCACCAGCTGGCAGAGCTGGACCCAGCTCGAGAGCTTCTCGGCCTGGCACAACGTCGAGTTCGCCAGCCAGCGCAACGGCTTCAACGGCCTGAACACGCGCCTGGCGGTCAACACGCCGCTGCACCAGCGCCACATCGAGAACCTGGCCAACATGTCGCAGCAGGGCCTGTTCGTCTACAAGGGCCGCAACAACACGGCCGATGCCACCTTCGTGTCGGGCGAGTGCGCCATGCTGACCGGCTCGTCGGCGGTGTATGGCGCGGTCAAGCGCAACGCCAAGTTCCAGGGCGGCATCAGCACCCTGCCCTTCTATCCCGACGTGGCCGGCGCACCGCAGAACACCGTGATCGGCGGCGCCAGCCTGTGGGCCATGGCCGGCAAGAAGCCCGACGAGTACAAGGGCGTGGCCGAGTTCTTCAAGTACCTGTCGGACGCCGGCGTGCAGGCCAAGAGCCACCAGGAGACCGGCTACCTGCCGATCACCAGCGCGGCCTTCAAGATGACCGAGGAGGCCGGCTTCTACAAGGCCAACCCGGGCACCGATGTCAGCGTCACGCAGATGATCCGCAAGACCACCGACAAGTCGCGCGGCATCCGCCTGGGCAACTTCGTGCAGATCCGCACCGTGATCGACGAAGAACTGGAGCAGGTGTGGGGCGGCAAGAAGAGCGCCAAGGAAGGCCTGATCGCCATCAAGAACCGTGGCGACACCTTGCTCGAGAAGTTCGAGAAGGACAACAAGAACTGATGCCGCGCTTGCGGCGGCCCCAGGCTGCCGCCAGCCAGGCCCTTTGACGGCACGGCGGCCACCCCGCCGCGCCGACAACGGCAGCGGCAAGGCCACGCGCCTTGCCGTTGCGCTTTGACCTCGGAGACCGACCGCAACGATGGCCGTCGAGAAACGCGTCCGCTTCAAGAGCTGGTGGCTGCCCTGGGTGCTGGTGGCGCCGCAGATGGTCATCGTGCTGGTGTTCTTCTTCTGGCCGGCCGGACAGGCCCTGTTCCAGAGCGTGCTGCGCGAGGACGCCTTCGGCACCAGCTCGCAGTTCGTGGGGCTGGAGAACTTTCGCGCGCTGTGGGCCGACAGCACCTACCTGGCCTCGTTCCAGACCACGACGGTGTTTTCGCTGCTGGTGGCGGTGCTGGGCCTGGCCTGCTCGCTGCTGCTGGCGGTGATGGCCGACCGCGTGACCCGCGGCGCCATGGTCTACCGCACGCTGCTGATCTGGCCCTATGCGGTGGCGCCGGTGGTGGCCGGGGTGCTGTGGCTGTTCATGTTCGCGCCGTCGATCGGCGTGGTGAGCCATGCGCTGCGCGCCGCCGGCATCGACTGGAACCACCTGCTCAACGGCACGCATGCCATGACGCTGATCGTCATGGCCGCGGTGTGGAAGCAGATCTCCTACAACTTCCTGTTCTTCCTGGCCGGCCTGCAAAGCATTCCCAAGAGCCTGATCGAGGCCGCGGCCATCGACGGCGCCGGCCCCTGGCGGCGCTTCTGGACGGTGCAGCTGCCGCTGCTCACGCCTACCAGCTTCTTCCTGCTGGTGATCAACATCGTCTACGCCTTCTTCGACACCTTTGCCATCGTCGACGCCGCCACCTCGGGCGGGCCGGGCAAAGACACGGCGATCCTGGTCTACAAGGTGTACTTCGATGGCTTCAAGGCCATGGATCTGGGCGGCTCGGCCGCGCAGTCGGTGGTGCTGATGGTCATCGTGGTGGCGCTGACGGTGCTGCAGTTCCGCTATGTCGAACGCAAGGTGAACTACTGATGAGCCCCACCCTCAAGCGGCCTGCGCCGGCCGCGCGGCCAGCGCCCACGCCGGTGGCCCGGGAGCTGCCGCGATGATCGAGAACCGCCCCATCGCCAACACGCTGTCGCACCTGGTGCTGGTGCTGGGCGTGCTGATCGTGGCCTTTCCGGTCTACGTCACCTTCGTCGCCAGCACGCAGACCGCCGAGCAGATCGTGCAGCAGGTGCCGATGTCGCTGCTGCCGGGCAGCAACATGCTGCAGAGCTACAAGCTGGCGCTGTTTGGCGGCCAGACGGCCTATGGCAGCACCATCGCGCCGGTGGCGCCGATGATGCTGGTCAGCCTGATCACGGCGCTGGTCATCGCGTTGGGCAAGATCGCCATCTCGCTGCTGTCGGCCTTTGCGGTGGTGTACTTCCGCTTTCCCGGCCGCAACCTGGTGTTCTGGATGATCTTCATCACCCTGATGCTGCCGGTGGAGGTGCGCATCCTGCCCACCTACCAGGTGATCTCCGACCTGGGCATGCTCAACAGCTATGCCGGGCTCACCGTGCCGCTGATCGCCAGCGCCACCGCCACCTTCTTGTTCCGGCAGTTCTTCCTGACCGTGCCCGACGAGCTGGTGGAGGCCGCCCGCATCGACGGTGCCGGGCCGCTGCGCTTCTTCAAGGACGTGCTGCTGCCGCTGAGCCGCACCTCGATCGCGGCGATCTTCGTGATCCAGTTCATCTACGGCTGGAACCAGTACCTCTGGCCGCTGCTGGTCACCACCAGCGAGGACATGTACCCGGTGGTCACCGGCATCAAGCGCATGATCTCCGGCGGTGATGCCGCCACCGAATGGAATGCCGTGATGGCCACCGCCATGCTGGCCATGCTGCCACCGGCCTTGGTGGTGATCCTGATGCAGCGCTGGTTCGTCAAGGGCCTGGTGGACACGGAAAAATAAGGTGTGACATGGGTGCCATTGCACTGAGACAGGTCGAGAAGACCTACGGCCAGGGCCCGAAGGCCAACAAGGTGATCCACGGCGTCGATGTCGAGATCGCCGATGGCGAGTTCATCGTCATCGTCGGGCCCTCGGGCTGCGGCAAGAGCACGCTGCTGCGCATGGTGGCCGGCCTGGAGGAGATCACCGGCGGCGAGATCGCCATCGGCGGGCGCGTGGTCAACCGGCTCGAGCCGTCGGAGCGCGACATCGCGATGGTCTTCCAGAACTACGCGCTGTATCCGCACATGAGCGTGTACGACAACATGGCCTACGGCCTGAAGATCGCCAAGTGCAGCAAGGCCGAGATCGAGCAGCGGGTGCGCAAGGCCGCCCGCATCCTCGAGCTGGAGGCCCTGCTCGACCGCACGCCGCGCCAGCTGTCGGGCGGCCAGCGCCAGCGGGTGGCCATGGGCCGCGCCATCGTGCGCCAGCCGGCGGCGTTCTTGTTCGACGAGCCGCTGTCCAACCTCGATGCCAAGCTGCGCGCCCAGACCCGGCTCGAGATCCAGAAGCTGCACGCCGACCTGGGCGTGACCTCGCTGTTCGTCACGCACGACCAGGTCGAGGCCATGACCCTGGCCCAGCGCATGATCGTGATGAACGGCGGCCGCGTCGAGCAGATCGGCACGCCCGAAGAGGTTTACGGCCGGCCGGCCTCGCGCTTCGTGGCCTCGTTCATCGGCTCGCCACCGATGAACCTGCTCGAGGGCCGCGGCGAGGCCGGGCGCTTCACGCTGGCCCATGGCCAGGGCCTGCCGCAGACCGCGCCGCAAGACGGCCCGCTGCTGCTGGGCGTGCGCCCCGAACACCTGACGCTCGATGCCCAGGGCGCCTGGGCCATGGCCGTGCAGACGGTGGAGATGCTGGGTGCCGAGCGCCTGGTGCATGGCCTGATCGGCAGCCAGCTGATCACGCTGCGCCTGGATGCCACCCTGCCCGCGCCGCGCCGCGGCGACACGGTGCACATGAGCCCGATGGCCGGGCATCTGCACTGGTTTGAAGCCACCAGCGGCCGGCGCCTGGCCGCCTGACCGCTGACGGAGGCACCCCATGACCCCCTGGCCCTACCCGCGCTGGATTGCGCACCGCGGCGCCGGCAAGCTGGCCCCCGAGAACACGCTGGCGGCGTTTCGGCTTGGCGCCTCGCACGGCTGGCGCATGGCCGAATGCGACGTCAAGCTCTCGGCCGATGGCGTGCCCTTCCTGCTGCACGACGCAACCCTGGAGCGCACCACCAACGGCGGCACGGCCACCGCCGGCGCGCTGCCCTGGTCGGCGCTGTCGCGCCTGGACGCCGGCGCCTGGCACGGCCGCGCCTTTGCCGGCGAAAGTCTGCCCACGCTGGCCGCGCTGGCCGCCTACCAGCGCGCCAACGGCCTGCTGCTGAACATCGAGATCAAGCCGACGCCCGGCGCCGAACACGCCACCGGCCGGGTGGTGGCCGAACATGCCGCACTGCTGTGGGCCGATGCCGCGGTGCCGCCGCTGCTCAGCTCGTTTCGGCCCGAGTCGCTGCAGGGCGCCTGCGAGACGGCGCCGCAGCTGCCGCGCGCCCTGCTGCTCGACTCGCTGTGGGACGGCTGGTTCGACATCGCCCGGCAGCTGGGCTGCGTGGCCATCGTCACCCACCACCGCCTGATGGACGCCGCACTGCACCAGCGCGCGCGCGACGCCGGCTGGCGCACGCTGTGCTACACGGTGAACGAAGCCACCGACGCCGAACGCCTGCTGGCGCTGGGCGTTGACGGCATCATCACCGACGCGGTCGACCGCTTCGCGCCGGCGGCCGGCTGAGCCAGCCGCTCATTGCGGGGACAGCCTCTCAGGCCTCGGCCGTCGACGGCAGCTCGCGCACATTGCGGATCACGCCCGTGCGCCAGGCCAGCAGCGCCAGCAGGGCCGCGGTCAGGCCCACGCAGGCCAGCGTGGCGCGCAGCGACACATGCTCGCCGATCCAGCCGCCCAGCAGCGCCCCGGGCACGCCCGGCAGCAGGATCAACCAGCGCATGGTCGTCGTCATGCGGCCCAGCAGTGGCTCGGGCGTCACCGCCTGGCGCAGC
This portion of the Aquabacterium sp. OR-4 genome encodes:
- a CDS encoding FAD/FMN-binding oxidoreductase — translated: MNAPLVIPSLAGGDLAVEGAQAPRLREIPYNYTSFSDREIVLRLLGAGAWDLLDRLRGERRTGRSARMLYEVLGDIWVVQRNPYLVDDLLDNPRRRQLLIDALNHRLHEVERRRTPATDPVRDGHVGSLLEMARGAVQRFGAQFAQVADLRQRARRVLGAHTAKDNIKFDGLSRVSHVTDATDWRVEYPFVVLTPDTEAEMAALVAGCITLGLTIVPRGGGTGYTGGAVPLTWKSAVINTEKLEQMTEVEFIGLPGVGHKVPTIWTGAGVVTQRVADAAERAGHVFAVDPTSAEASCVGGNIAMNAGGKKAVLWGTALDNLASWRMVTPEAKWLEVIRLDHNLGKIHDIAEARFELRWFDATGKVLEKTETLAIPGRVFRKEGLGKDVTDKFLAGLPGIQKEGCDGLITSARWVVHRMPEHVRTVCLEFFGNPKDCVPSIVDIKDFMFAEMKQPGGAILAGLEHLDDRYLKAVGYATKSKRGGLPKMVLIGDIVGDDADRVARATSEVIRLANARSGEGFVAVSAEARKKFWLDRKRTAAISKHTNAFKVNEDVVIPLERMGEYTLGIERINIELSLRNKIALADRLERLFTGGQLPSLLTGKTDDASAVPSPEWLDDRVQQALVLIGDVRAQWQQWMQHLDAVLPNESRSYFDQLQDHSLRASWKVQILRPLQMLFAGAAFAPLIDACKQAHQEVLRGRVWVALHMHAGDGNVHTNIPVNSDNYEMLQTAHEAVARIMVLARSLNGVISGEHGIGITKLEFLTDEELANFTAYKQRIDPEGRFNKGKLLRGQALSRLGDDVHAADLSHAYTPSFGLMGHESLIMQQSDIGAISDSIKDCLRCGKCKPVCATHVPRANLLYSPRNKILATSLLIEAFLYEEQTRRGISLQHWEEFEDVADHCTVCHKCLSPCPVKIDFGDVTMAMRNLLRKMGQKSWRPATAAAMAMLDTRNPHVIGALRTAVLDWGGKAVNVGNTLLSGLVKAQTARPPASVGSAPIKEQVIHFVNKKMPGGLPNKTARKLLDIEDADYVPIIRNPLATTADSEAVFYFPGCGSERMFSQVGLATQAMLWHAGVQTVLPPGYLCCGYPQRGNGQFDKAEKMITDNRVLFHRVANTLNYLDIKTVVVSCGTCYDQLQGYQFDKIFPGCRIVDIHEYLLEKGITLTPEQAGAYLYHDPCHSPMKLQEPMKTVKALVGPAVVQSDRCCGTAGTLATSRPDISTQIRFRKEEELRKNEAQLRALPAAAGKTGQPAPAGAVATKGQAPVKILTSCPACLTGLTRYGNDLEGGLLEADYIVIEMARHILGDTWLQDYVARANQGGIERVLV
- the ugpB gene encoding sn-glycerol-3-phosphate ABC transporter substrate-binding protein UgpB; the protein is MNFRQASTAGLTLAVLSALTLPAQAQTEVIWWHSMSGQLGEWVNGLAKDFNARQTTYKVTPVFKGTYPESFAAAIAAFRAGNAPHVLQVFEVGTASMMASKGAIVPVSEVMKRAGVAFDPAVYVPAVSGYYTAPNGQMLSLPFNSSTTVLHYNKDAFKAAGLDANSPPKTWPEVALAAAKLKASGHKCPFTTSWQSWTQLESFSAWHNVEFASQRNGFNGLNTRLAVNTPLHQRHIENLANMSQQGLFVYKGRNNTADATFVSGECAMLTGSSAVYGAVKRNAKFQGGISTLPFYPDVAGAPQNTVIGGASLWAMAGKKPDEYKGVAEFFKYLSDAGVQAKSHQETGYLPITSAAFKMTEEAGFYKANPGTDVSVTQMIRKTTDKSRGIRLGNFVQIRTVIDEELEQVWGGKKSAKEGLIAIKNRGDTLLEKFEKDNKN
- the ugpA gene encoding sn-glycerol-3-phosphate ABC transporter permease UgpA, which codes for MAVEKRVRFKSWWLPWVLVAPQMVIVLVFFFWPAGQALFQSVLREDAFGTSSQFVGLENFRALWADSTYLASFQTTTVFSLLVAVLGLACSLLLAVMADRVTRGAMVYRTLLIWPYAVAPVVAGVLWLFMFAPSIGVVSHALRAAGIDWNHLLNGTHAMTLIVMAAVWKQISYNFLFFLAGLQSIPKSLIEAAAIDGAGPWRRFWTVQLPLLTPTSFFLLVINIVYAFFDTFAIVDAATSGGPGKDTAILVYKVYFDGFKAMDLGGSAAQSVVLMVIVVALTVLQFRYVERKVNY